In a genomic window of Enterobacter asburiae:
- the lpfC gene encoding outer membrane usher protein LpfC, whose translation MPWTHLPQVNKTPRFPLSALALMVAGTLPAYAGTFNPRFLEDVPGIDQHVDLSMYESSKAEQLPGKYRVSVVVNDKKMESRTLEFKAATEAQRAKMGESLVPCLSRVQLEDMGVRIDSFPALKMAPPEACVAFEDIIPQAASHFNFADQTLIMSFPQAAMKQTARGTVPESQWDEGVNALLLDYNFSGSNASYDAHDSETSYNSDSYYLNLRSGMNLGAWRLRNYSTWTRNDGNNKWDNIGTSLSRAIVPLKSQLTLGDTSTSGDIFDSIQMRGAQLTSDEEMLPDSQRGFAPVIRGIAKSNAEVTVEQNNYVIYRTFVQPGAFEINDLYPTSNSGDLTVTIKEADGSEQKFVQPFSAVAILQREGHLKYSLSAGEYRAGNYDSAEPKFWQLDAMYGLPYGVTVYGGSIFSDDYYSLAGGLGKNFGYIGAVSIDVTQAKSNLANDESSEGQSYRFLYSKSFNSGTDFRLLGYKYSTSGYYTFQEATDVRSDADSSYSQYHKRSQIQGNVTQQLGTWGSVYFNVTQQDYWNDEGKQRSLNAGYNGRIGRVNYSVAYTWTKSPEWDESDRLLSFSMSIPLGRMWSNYHLTTDQHGRTTQQLGVSGSALEDRNLNYSVQEGYGSNGVGNSGSVNLDYQGGVGSASLGYNYNRDGQQVNYGLRGGVIAHSEGITLSQPLGESMAIISAPGARGAHVINNGGVEVDWMGNAVVPYLTPYRETEVSLRSDSLNNRVDLDTASVNVVPTRGAIVRARFDTRVGYRVLMNLTQPDGKAVPFGATATLLDTKKESSSIVGEDGQLYISGMPEKGALQVNWGKGQAQQCRVAFTLPEQQDNAGVVMANAVCR comes from the coding sequence ATGCCATGGACGCATCTTCCTCAGGTCAATAAGACCCCGCGTTTCCCCCTGTCCGCGCTTGCGCTGATGGTTGCGGGCACGCTCCCCGCGTATGCGGGAACATTTAACCCGCGCTTTCTGGAAGATGTGCCGGGTATTGACCAGCACGTTGACCTTTCAATGTATGAATCCAGTAAAGCCGAACAGCTGCCGGGTAAATACCGCGTGTCGGTGGTGGTCAACGATAAAAAAATGGAGTCTCGCACCCTGGAGTTTAAGGCGGCGACCGAAGCGCAGCGCGCAAAAATGGGTGAAAGCCTGGTGCCGTGCTTAAGCCGCGTGCAGCTTGAGGACATGGGCGTGCGTATTGACAGCTTCCCGGCGCTGAAAATGGCACCGCCGGAGGCGTGCGTGGCCTTTGAAGACATTATTCCTCAGGCCGCCAGCCATTTCAATTTTGCAGACCAGACGCTGATCATGAGCTTCCCGCAGGCCGCGATGAAGCAGACGGCGCGTGGTACGGTACCGGAATCCCAGTGGGACGAAGGGGTGAATGCCCTGCTGCTGGACTATAACTTCTCCGGTAGCAACGCCAGCTATGACGCGCACGACAGTGAAACCAGTTACAACAGCGACAGCTACTATCTGAACCTGCGCAGCGGTATGAACCTGGGCGCGTGGCGTTTACGTAACTACAGCACCTGGACACGAAACGATGGCAACAACAAATGGGATAACATCGGCACCTCGTTAAGCCGTGCCATTGTGCCGCTGAAATCACAGCTGACGCTGGGGGATACCTCAACGTCCGGTGATATTTTTGACAGCATTCAGATGCGCGGCGCACAGCTAACCTCCGACGAAGAGATGCTGCCTGACAGCCAGCGCGGGTTTGCGCCGGTGATCCGCGGTATTGCCAAAAGTAACGCCGAAGTGACCGTTGAGCAGAATAACTACGTTATCTACCGTACGTTTGTTCAGCCGGGTGCGTTTGAAATTAATGACCTGTACCCAACCTCAAACAGCGGTGACCTGACGGTCACTATTAAAGAAGCGGATGGCAGCGAGCAGAAGTTCGTACAGCCGTTCTCCGCGGTGGCGATCCTCCAGCGTGAAGGTCATCTGAAATACAGCCTCTCTGCAGGGGAATACCGTGCCGGTAACTATGACAGCGCCGAGCCGAAGTTCTGGCAGTTGGATGCCATGTACGGTCTGCCGTACGGCGTTACCGTTTACGGTGGTTCGATCTTCTCCGACGACTATTACTCGCTGGCGGGTGGTTTAGGTAAAAACTTCGGTTACATCGGTGCGGTATCCATCGACGTGACCCAGGCGAAAAGCAACCTGGCTAACGATGAAAGTTCGGAAGGTCAGTCCTACCGCTTCCTCTACTCCAAGAGCTTTAACAGCGGTACCGATTTCCGTCTTCTGGGTTACAAGTATTCGACCAGCGGCTACTACACCTTCCAGGAAGCGACGGATGTACGCAGCGATGCGGACAGTTCGTATAGCCAGTACCACAAACGTAGCCAGATTCAGGGCAACGTGACGCAGCAGTTGGGCACCTGGGGTTCGGTCTATTTTAACGTCACGCAGCAGGACTACTGGAACGATGAAGGTAAACAGCGCTCGCTGAACGCCGGTTATAACGGGCGTATTGGACGCGTGAACTACAGCGTAGCCTACACCTGGACGAAAAGCCCGGAGTGGGATGAGAGCGACCGTCTGCTGTCATTCTCCATGTCGATTCCGCTGGGACGCATGTGGAGTAACTACCACCTCACGACAGATCAGCATGGCCGCACCACCCAGCAGCTGGGCGTGAGCGGTAGTGCTTTGGAAGACCGCAACCTGAACTATAGCGTGCAGGAAGGGTACGGTAGTAACGGTGTGGGTAATAGCGGCAGCGTGAACCTGGATTATCAGGGCGGCGTGGGGAGTGCCAGCTTGGGTTACAACTACAACCGCGACGGCCAGCAGGTGAACTACGGTCTGCGCGGCGGCGTGATTGCCCACAGCGAAGGCATTACGCTTTCTCAGCCGCTGGGCGAGTCGATGGCCATTATCTCCGCGCCGGGCGCGCGCGGTGCGCACGTCATCAACAACGGCGGTGTGGAAGTGGACTGGATGGGGAACGCGGTCGTGCCTTACCTCACTCCGTACCGTGAAACGGAAGTCTCACTGCGAAGCGACAGTCTCAACAACCGGGTTGATCTGGATACGGCCTCCGTCAACGTGGTGCCAACGCGCGGCGCGATTGTCCGGGCTCGCTTCGATACCCGCGTGGGCTACCGCGTGCTGATGAACCTGACTCAGCCTGACGGCAAAGCGGTACCGTTTGGTGCAACCGCCACGCTTCTGGACACTAAAAAAGAGTCCAGCAGCATCGTCGGGGAAGACGGACAGCTCTATATCAGCGGAATGCCAGAGAAAGGCGCGTTGCAGGTGAATTGGGGCAAAGGCCAGGCACAGCAATGCCGCGTGGCGTTTACGCTCCCGGAACAACAGGATAATGCCGGAGTGGTGATGGCGAATGCCGTCTGTCGGTAA
- the lpfD gene encoding long polar fimbrial protein LpfD — MFKKLTMIAGLLGGSALFSGQVLAAADWGPCAPDGGTHNFNALINQTITDTTMNVAGGTLPDFYSWNLGTSYQASCQCAPGVDNKEFNYFKAVSPLPAGYKNGSLEYYTLNSNIDILTSVYISGGVQEYRTVPFDNVSNEVYSHDDCDDGSGPKTAWTSGSMGQLSMYITHPFVGSLTIPSTKIVDIYATMKSGVYGSIPISSVYLSGNIVVPQGCELSSGSTLEIPFGEFKASDFKDRKGQIAKNATKFTKELQFKCTNISDGVKIFLHIEGMPNANDSNAIDMGNPDIGAVIEGANGKILVPNDTSVNQEMSVSALVDDTHRTASTTISAYPISTTGKLPAAGEFEGIATMRIDVE, encoded by the coding sequence ATGTTTAAAAAGCTTACGATGATTGCTGGCCTGCTGGGCGGGTCAGCGCTGTTTTCCGGCCAGGTGCTGGCGGCGGCGGATTGGGGGCCATGCGCACCGGATGGGGGTACGCACAACTTTAATGCATTAATCAATCAAACGATTACTGATACAACAATGAATGTTGCTGGCGGAACTCTTCCTGATTTTTATTCCTGGAATTTAGGTACTAGCTATCAGGCTAGTTGCCAATGTGCACCTGGAGTAGACAACAAAGAGTTTAATTACTTTAAAGCTGTTTCTCCTCTACCTGCTGGATATAAAAATGGGTCTTTAGAATATTACACACTAAATTCCAATATCGATATTTTGACATCCGTATATATATCTGGTGGTGTACAGGAGTACCGAACGGTTCCGTTTGATAATGTATCGAATGAAGTCTATTCACATGATGATTGTGATGATGGCTCTGGGCCTAAAACTGCTTGGACTTCAGGCAGTATGGGGCAGCTGTCTATGTATATTACACATCCGTTCGTTGGATCGCTTACAATCCCTTCGACGAAAATCGTTGACATATATGCGACGATGAAGAGTGGTGTGTATGGCTCTATACCGATATCGTCTGTTTATTTAAGTGGTAACATTGTCGTCCCTCAGGGGTGCGAACTCTCCAGCGGCAGTACCCTGGAAATACCATTTGGTGAATTTAAGGCCAGCGATTTTAAAGATCGCAAAGGGCAAATTGCTAAGAACGCCACGAAATTTACCAAAGAGCTGCAGTTTAAATGCACCAATATTTCCGATGGCGTAAAGATTTTCCTGCATATCGAGGGGATGCCAAACGCGAATGATTCGAACGCCATTGATATGGGCAACCCGGATATCGGCGCGGTGATTGAAGGGGCTAATGGTAAAATTCTGGTACCTAATGACACCAGCGTTAATCAGGAGATGAGCGTATCCGCGCTGGTCGATGATACGCACCGTACCGCCTCAACGACCATTTCGGCCTACCCGATAAGTACCACCGGTAAATTGCCGGCCGCGGGGGAGTTCGAAGGGATTGCCACCATGCGTATTGATGTGGAGTAA
- the lpfE gene encoding long polar fimbrial protein LpfE has product MKTMYAFMPACLLLTASAMAAPTNIGSAGDIHFTITIKAATCELESDNIDVNMDTVVLQRPVRVGKELNQKSFSIGLKDCAYATKAYVTMDGTADATNPSLFALESGGATGVALKIQSSGGVQQYPSSTDSTPVEHTVWFDGTNKLNYIASYVPVKSDATVGTANATVNFSVAYE; this is encoded by the coding sequence ATGAAAACCATGTATGCGTTTATGCCAGCATGTTTGCTGCTCACGGCCTCAGCGATGGCAGCCCCGACGAATATCGGTTCAGCAGGCGATATCCATTTCACCATTACCATTAAGGCGGCAACCTGTGAGCTGGAAAGTGACAATATTGATGTCAATATGGATACCGTGGTGCTCCAGCGGCCGGTGAGAGTGGGTAAAGAGCTGAACCAGAAAAGCTTCAGCATTGGCTTAAAAGATTGTGCCTACGCCACGAAGGCCTACGTCACGATGGACGGTACGGCAGACGCCACCAACCCATCGCTCTTTGCCCTGGAGAGCGGTGGCGCGACCGGCGTGGCGTTGAAAATCCAGAGCTCTGGCGGTGTGCAGCAGTATCCCTCCAGTACGGACAGCACGCCCGTGGAGCACACCGTCTGGTTTGATGGGACGAACAAGCTGAACTATATCGCCAGCTATGTGCCTGTTAAATCTGATGCCACCGTAGGCACGGCGAATGCGACGGTGAATTTTAGCGTCGCATACGAGTAA
- the eptB gene encoding kdo(2)-lipid A phosphoethanolamine 7''-transferase: protein MKYIRSLTQQRLCLMLAVYIGLFLNGAVLFRRVEGYFEHLTVRNGIFAAIEVFGSVLATFFLLRLLSLFGRRTWQILASLVVIISAAASYYMTFMNVVIGYGIVASVMTTDIDLSKEVVGKGFIVWTVLTCLIPLFFIWSNTCRYTLLRQLRTREQRIRNVLVVLLAGLLVWAPIRLMEKQQKRIEKATGVDMPSYGGVVANSYLPSNWLSALGLYAWAQADESSDVKSLMNPTKKFTYQAPADGLDDTYVVFVIGETTRWDHMGILGYDRDTTPKLAQEKNLVAYRGYSCDTATKLSLRCMFVREGGASDNPQRTLKEQNVFAVLKQLGFSADLFAMQSEMWFYTNTLADNIAYREQIGAEPRNRGKNVDDMLLLEEMSQSLKNHPKGKHLVILHTKGSHYSYYQRYTRDFAKWKPECVGINKDCSKQELINAYDNSVLYVDTFLSRVIDQLRDKKAIVIYAADHGESINEKEHLHGTPRKLAPPEQFRVPMIMWMSDKYLENPDKAKMFAHLKQQAEIKVPRRHVELYDTIMGCLGYTSPNGGINENNNWCKLPDNTAKAAQ from the coding sequence ATGAAATATATTAGGTCTCTTACCCAGCAAAGATTATGTCTGATGCTGGCTGTCTATATCGGTTTGTTTCTGAATGGCGCGGTGCTGTTCAGAAGAGTGGAAGGCTATTTTGAACACCTCACCGTAAGAAATGGAATTTTTGCCGCGATTGAAGTGTTTGGCTCTGTTCTCGCTACCTTCTTCCTGTTGCGTCTGCTCTCGCTCTTTGGCCGACGTACCTGGCAAATTCTGGCCTCGCTGGTGGTGATTATTTCCGCCGCTGCAAGCTATTACATGACATTCATGAACGTGGTGATTGGCTACGGCATCGTTGCCTCGGTGATGACCACGGATATCGACCTCTCGAAAGAGGTGGTAGGAAAAGGCTTTATCGTCTGGACGGTATTAACCTGCCTGATACCGCTCTTCTTTATCTGGAGTAATACCTGCCGCTATACCCTGTTACGCCAGCTGCGTACGCGGGAGCAACGTATCCGCAACGTCCTCGTCGTTCTGCTGGCGGGTCTGCTGGTGTGGGCGCCGATTCGTTTGATGGAAAAACAGCAAAAACGTATCGAAAAAGCGACGGGCGTGGATATGCCAAGCTATGGCGGCGTAGTGGCGAACTCCTATTTGCCGTCTAACTGGCTGTCAGCGTTAGGTCTGTATGCCTGGGCACAGGCGGACGAATCCAGTGATGTGAAATCCTTGATGAACCCGACCAAAAAATTTACCTATCAGGCGCCTGCTGACGGGCTGGATGATACTTACGTGGTCTTTGTCATCGGTGAAACGACGCGCTGGGATCATATGGGTATTCTCGGCTATGACCGTGATACCACGCCAAAACTGGCGCAGGAAAAGAACCTGGTGGCCTATCGGGGTTACTCCTGCGATACCGCAACGAAGCTCTCGCTGCGCTGTATGTTTGTGCGTGAAGGCGGGGCAAGCGATAACCCACAGCGCACGCTGAAAGAGCAAAACGTCTTTGCCGTGCTGAAGCAGCTTGGATTTAGCGCTGACCTGTTCGCCATGCAGAGTGAGATGTGGTTCTACACCAACACGCTGGCAGATAACATCGCGTACCGTGAGCAGATTGGCGCCGAGCCGCGTAACCGGGGCAAAAACGTTGATGACATGCTACTGCTGGAAGAGATGTCGCAATCTCTGAAGAACCATCCGAAAGGTAAGCATCTTGTCATTCTTCATACCAAAGGGTCGCACTACAGCTATTACCAGCGCTATACCCGTGATTTCGCGAAGTGGAAACCGGAGTGCGTTGGCATTAATAAAGATTGCAGCAAGCAGGAGCTGATCAACGCCTACGATAACTCCGTTCTGTATGTGGATACGTTCCTGAGCCGCGTAATCGACCAGCTGCGTGATAAAAAAGCGATTGTTATCTACGCCGCAGACCACGGTGAGTCCATCAACGAGAAAGAGCATCTGCACGGTACACCGCGTAAGCTGGCGCCGCCGGAGCAGTTCCGCGTGCCGATGATCATGTGGATGTCCGATAAGTATCTGGAGAATCCTGATAAGGCGAAAATGTTTGCCCATCTGAAACAGCAGGCAGAAATCAAGGTACCTCGCCGTCACGTTGAATTGTACGACACCATTATGGGGTGTCTCGGCTATACCTCACCAAACGGTGGGATTAACGAAAACAACAACTGGTGTAAACTCCCTGATAACACCGCAAAAGCCGCGCAGTAG
- a CDS encoding ABC transporter substrate-binding protein: protein MSISLKKSGMLKLGLSLVAMTVAASVQAKTLVYCSEGSPEGFNPQLFTSGTTYDASSVPIYNRLVEFKTGTTEVIPGLAEKWDISEDGKTYTFHLRQGVKWQDSKEFKPTRDFNADDVVFSFDRQKNAQNPYHKVSGGSYEYFEGMGLPDLIAEVKKVDDKTVQFVLTRPEAPFLADLAMDFASILSKEYADNMLKAGTPEKVDLNPIGTGPFQLLQYQKDSRILYKAFPGYWGTKPQIDRLVFSITPDASVRYAKLQKNECQVMPYPNPADIARMKQDKNINLLEQAGLNVGYLSFNTEKKPFDDVKVRQALTYAVNKEAIIKAVYQGAGVAAKNLIPPTMWGYNDDVKDYSYDPEKAKALLKEAGQDKGFTVELWAMPVQRPYNPNARRMAEMVQADWAKIGVQAKIVTYEWGEYLKRAKAGEHQAVMMGWTGDNGDPDNFFATLFSCAAAKDGSNYSRWCYKPFEDLIQPARATDDHNKRIELYKQAQVVMHDQAPALIVAHSTVYEPVRKEVKGYVVDPLGKHHFENVSVE, encoded by the coding sequence ATGAGTATTTCCTTGAAGAAGTCAGGGATGCTGAAGCTTGGTCTGAGCCTGGTGGCTATGACCGTGGCAGCAAGCGTACAGGCAAAAACCCTGGTTTACTGTTCTGAAGGCTCGCCGGAAGGCTTTAACCCACAGCTCTTTACCTCTGGTACGACTTACGACGCAAGCTCTGTACCGATCTATAACCGTCTGGTTGAATTCAAAACCGGCACCACGGAAGTGATTCCGGGTCTGGCCGAGAAGTGGGACATCAGCGAAGACGGTAAAACCTATACCTTCCACCTGCGCCAGGGCGTGAAGTGGCAGGACAGCAAAGAATTCAAACCAACGCGCGACTTTAACGCCGACGACGTTGTGTTCTCCTTTGACCGTCAGAAAAACGCGCAGAACCCGTACCACAAAGTGTCTGGCGGCAGCTACGAATACTTCGAAGGGATGGGTCTGCCGGACCTGATCGCCGAAGTGAAAAAAGTGGACGATAAAACCGTTCAGTTCGTACTGACGCGCCCGGAAGCGCCATTCCTGGCTGACCTGGCCATGGACTTCGCCTCTATTCTCTCTAAAGAGTATGCGGATAACATGCTGAAAGCCGGCACGCCGGAAAAAGTGGACCTGAACCCAATCGGTACCGGTCCGTTCCAGCTGCTGCAGTACCAGAAAGACTCCCGTATTCTGTATAAAGCCTTCCCGGGCTACTGGGGCACCAAGCCGCAGATCGACCGTCTGGTCTTCTCCATTACGCCTGATGCGTCCGTTCGTTATGCAAAACTGCAGAAAAACGAATGCCAGGTTATGCCGTACCCGAACCCGGCTGACATCGCGCGCATGAAGCAGGATAAAAACATCAACCTGCTGGAGCAGGCGGGCCTGAACGTGGGCTATCTCTCCTTCAACACCGAGAAGAAACCGTTTGATGACGTGAAAGTGCGTCAGGCGCTGACCTACGCGGTGAACAAAGAAGCGATCATCAAAGCCGTTTACCAGGGCGCGGGCGTTGCGGCCAAAAACCTGATCCCGCCAACCATGTGGGGCTATAACGACGACGTTAAAGACTACAGCTACGATCCTGAAAAAGCGAAAGCGCTGCTGAAAGAAGCGGGTCAGGATAAAGGCTTTACCGTTGAGCTGTGGGCGATGCCTGTTCAGCGTCCTTACAACCCGAACGCCCGCCGTATGGCGGAAATGGTTCAGGCTGACTGGGCGAAGATTGGCGTTCAGGCCAAGATTGTGACCTACGAGTGGGGCGAGTATCTGAAGCGCGCCAAAGCGGGTGAGCACCAGGCGGTGATGATGGGCTGGACCGGTGACAACGGGGATCCGGACAACTTCTTCGCTACCCTGTTCAGCTGCGCGGCGGCGAAAGACGGTTCTAACTACTCTCGCTGGTGCTACAAGCCGTTTGAAGACCTGATCCAGCCGGCGCGTGCCACCGACGATCACAACAAACGTATTGAACTCTACAAGCAGGCTCAGGTTGTTATGCACGATCAGGCTCCGGCGCTGATTGTTGCTCACTCCACCGTGTATGAGCCAGTGCGTAAAGAAGTGAAGGGCTACGTGGTTGATCCACTGGGCAAACACCACTTCGAAAACGTATCGGTTGAATAA
- the dppB gene encoding dipeptide ABC transporter permease DppB, with translation MLQFILRRLGLVIPTFIGITLLTFAFVHMIPGDPVMIMAGERGISPERHAQLLAELGLDKPMWQQYLHYIWGVMHGDLGISLKSRLPVWDEFVPRFKATLELGICAMIFATAVGIPVGVLAAVKRGSIFDHTAVGLALTGYSMPIFWWGMMLIMLVSVQLNLTPVSGRVSDMVFLDDTNPLTGFMLIDTAIWGEEGNFIDAVAHMILPAMVLGTIPLAVIVRMTRSSMLEVLGEDYIRTARAKGLTRMRVIIVHALRNAMLPVVTVIGLQVGTLLAGAILTETIFSWPGLGRWLIDALQRRDYPVVQGGVLLVATMIILVNLLVDLLYGVVNPRIRHKK, from the coding sequence ATGTTGCAGTTCATCCTCCGACGTCTGGGACTTGTTATCCCGACGTTTATCGGTATCACCCTTCTCACTTTTGCCTTCGTTCATATGATCCCCGGCGACCCGGTAATGATTATGGCGGGCGAGCGTGGTATCTCCCCTGAACGTCATGCGCAGCTGCTGGCTGAACTCGGCCTTGATAAGCCGATGTGGCAGCAGTACCTCCACTATATCTGGGGCGTGATGCACGGTGACTTGGGGATTTCGTTAAAAAGCCGTCTTCCGGTGTGGGACGAGTTCGTGCCGCGTTTTAAAGCGACGCTGGAGCTTGGCATCTGCGCCATGATTTTTGCCACTGCGGTGGGTATTCCTGTTGGGGTACTGGCTGCCGTTAAGCGTGGCTCTATTTTCGACCATACCGCCGTGGGCCTGGCGCTGACCGGTTATTCCATGCCTATTTTCTGGTGGGGCATGATGCTGATCATGCTGGTCTCGGTGCAATTGAACCTGACGCCGGTCTCCGGGCGCGTCAGCGATATGGTCTTCCTTGATGATACCAACCCGTTAACCGGCTTTATGCTGATCGACACGGCCATCTGGGGTGAGGAGGGTAACTTCATTGATGCCGTCGCGCACATGATCCTGCCTGCCATGGTGCTGGGCACCATTCCTCTGGCAGTGATCGTGCGTATGACCCGTTCCTCCATGCTGGAAGTGCTGGGCGAGGATTACATTCGTACCGCACGCGCTAAAGGGTTAACCCGGATGCGCGTCATCATTGTCCACGCGCTGCGTAACGCCATGCTGCCGGTGGTGACCGTTATCGGCCTCCAGGTGGGTACGCTGCTGGCGGGAGCGATCCTGACCGAAACCATCTTCTCCTGGCCGGGCCTCGGACGCTGGCTGATTGATGCGCTGCAACGCCGCGACTATCCGGTGGTGCAGGGCGGGGTGCTGCTGGTCGCGACGATGATTATCCTCGTCAACCTGCTGGTCGATTTGCTGTACGGCGTGGTGAACCCGCGTATTCGTCATAAGAAGTAA
- the dppC gene encoding dipeptide ABC transporter permease DppC, producing the protein MSQVSENKAVAAPVPMTPLQEFWHYFKRNKGAVVGLVYVSIMILIAVFANVLAPYNPADQFRDALLAPPAWQDGGSLAHLLGTDDVGRDVLSRLMYGARLSLLVGCLVVVLSLIMGIVLGLVAGYFGGIVDNIIMRVVDIMLALPSLLLALVLVAIFGPSIGNAALALTFVALPHYVRLTRAAVLVEVNRDYVTASRVAGAGAMRQMFVNIFPNCLAPLIVQASLGFSNAILDMAALGFLGMGAQPPTPEWGTMLSDVLQFAQSAWWVVTFPGLAILLTVLAFNLMGDGLRDALDPKLKQ; encoded by the coding sequence ATGTCACAGGTTTCTGAAAACAAAGCTGTTGCTGCACCGGTTCCGATGACGCCGCTGCAGGAGTTCTGGCACTACTTCAAGCGCAATAAAGGCGCGGTAGTCGGGCTGGTGTATGTATCCATCATGATCCTGATTGCGGTGTTTGCAAACGTGCTTGCGCCGTATAACCCGGCGGATCAGTTCCGCGATGCGCTGCTGGCTCCCCCTGCCTGGCAGGACGGCGGTAGCCTGGCGCACCTGCTGGGTACCGATGATGTGGGCCGCGACGTGCTGTCGCGTCTGATGTACGGCGCGCGTCTGTCGCTGCTGGTTGGCTGCCTGGTGGTGGTGCTCTCCCTGATTATGGGGATCGTACTCGGTCTGGTTGCCGGTTACTTCGGCGGCATCGTTGATAACATCATCATGCGTGTTGTCGACATCATGCTGGCGCTGCCAAGCCTGCTGCTGGCCCTGGTGCTGGTGGCGATCTTCGGTCCGTCGATCGGTAACGCCGCACTTGCGCTGACCTTCGTGGCGCTCCCTCACTACGTACGTTTAACCCGTGCGGCGGTGCTGGTGGAAGTGAACCGCGATTATGTCACCGCGTCTCGCGTGGCGGGTGCGGGTGCGATGCGCCAGATGTTCGTAAATATCTTCCCTAACTGCCTTGCGCCGCTGATTGTTCAGGCGTCGCTCGGTTTCTCTAACGCCATTCTTGATATGGCCGCTCTTGGCTTCCTGGGCATGGGTGCGCAGCCGCCAACACCGGAGTGGGGCACCATGCTCTCCGACGTGTTGCAGTTCGCACAAAGCGCCTGGTGGGTTGTCACCTTCCCGGGTCTGGCAATCCTGCTGACGGTGCTGGCATTTAACCTGATGGGTGATGGTCTGCGTGATGCGCTTGATCCCAAACTGAAGCAGTAA
- the dppD gene encoding dipeptide ABC transporter ATP-binding protein, which yields MALLNVDKLSVHFGDEGTPFRAVDRISYSVNQGEVVGIVGESGSGKSVSSLAIMGLIDYPGRVMAENLQFNGQDLKRISEKQRRQLVGAEVAMIFQDPMTSLNPCYTVGFQIMEAIKVHQGGNKKTRRQRAIDLLNQVGIPDPASRLDVYPHQLSGGMSQRVMIAMAIACRPKLLIADEPTTALDVTIQAQIIELLLELQQKENMALVLITHDLALVAEAAHKIIVMYAGQVVETGNSHDIFRAPRHPYTQALLRALPEFAQDKARLASLPGVVPGKYDRPQGCLLNPRCPYATDKCRAEEPELNQLADGRQSKCHYPLDDAGRPTL from the coding sequence ATGGCGTTATTAAATGTAGATAAATTATCGGTGCACTTCGGCGACGAAGGCACCCCGTTTCGCGCCGTGGACCGCATCAGCTACAGCGTAAATCAGGGCGAAGTGGTTGGCATTGTCGGGGAGTCCGGTTCCGGTAAGTCGGTGAGTTCACTGGCGATCATGGGGCTGATTGATTACCCGGGCCGCGTGATGGCGGAAAACCTGCAGTTCAACGGTCAGGACCTGAAGCGCATTTCTGAGAAACAGCGCCGCCAGCTGGTGGGCGCCGAAGTGGCAATGATCTTCCAGGACCCGATGACCAGCCTGAACCCGTGTTACACGGTCGGTTTCCAGATTATGGAAGCGATTAAGGTGCACCAGGGCGGTAACAAGAAAACCCGTCGCCAGCGCGCGATCGACCTGCTGAATCAGGTCGGTATCCCTGATCCGGCATCGCGCCTGGACGTTTACCCGCACCAGCTCTCCGGAGGGATGAGCCAGCGCGTGATGATCGCCATGGCGATTGCCTGTCGGCCAAAGCTGCTGATTGCGGATGAACCGACAACGGCGCTGGATGTGACCATTCAGGCGCAAATCATCGAGCTGCTGCTGGAGCTGCAGCAGAAAGAGAACATGGCGCTGGTGCTGATTACGCACGATCTGGCGCTGGTGGCCGAAGCCGCGCACAAAATCATCGTGATGTATGCCGGCCAGGTGGTCGAGACCGGTAATTCGCACGATATCTTCCGCGCGCCGCGTCACCCGTATACGCAGGCGCTGCTGCGTGCGTTGCCGGAGTTTGCCCAGGATAAAGCGCGGCTGGCGTCGCTGCCTGGTGTGGTACCGGGTAAATATGACCGACCGCAGGGCTGTCTGCTCAATCCGCGTTGTCCGTACGCGACGGATAAGTGCCGGGCGGAAGAGCCAGAGCTAAACCAGCTTGCTGACGGCCGCCAGTCGAAATGTCACTACCCACTCGATGATGCCGGGAGGCCAACACTATGA